The following coding sequences lie in one Balneolaceae bacterium genomic window:
- a CDS encoding efflux RND transporter permease subunit produces the protein MENLFRRRYLISLTYMIVVVVGIAAWQSISLEEAPELNQPSISISYSWGTTSPEIVEKEITRKVESAANRLRDVERIVSSTSEGSSSVTIYFSNNAPVDFRKVELQEYLIGMQESLPPNVRNPSITHRVPEELQDTQNLLHYTISGERQVNELLDYVDQNIRLPLLGVDGVSDISVQGAARPALVLEFNPQMVDRYNINPNAIGYQITTNFQWRSSGFIETSGNRYSMLVPPQYENLDDIRSMWISVPGSERRLRLSTVANVSIQDAPTTYAYRINGTPSLTIQFIKKSGADAIRLAELLRGRMDEIRSEMPEEFTLRLVNDYTEDLREQFDSLQNQALASLAVVFLILLAFIRRFRAPFVILGSIIFSLLLSLAILYFIGYTLNVLTLAGLTVALGMIIDNAVVVFEQVNPGLPDDRESRIQHVVEQLPRSVVPVLGATLTTVGIFIPLFFAMEELQLFLVPLAVALSSTLVSSVFIALSWIPYSLIWLVPPKSDSKEIAREARGFFKKFRRGLLWLFAFRHRARWFFYVALIAVFGIPIWAIETPAFDDEETQTWWPEFTRVYFDNRSDIDPWVGGLSYRFFNDIYFGSPWGGYSTQQSIYVSIRTPQGTPYEEINKMALNFERIVQPYADAFTYYQAQVNSRNETANLRFYIKDEYLTRPEPYIFYAEAQYLAARTGNSGISVGGLGDGISTGLGSMSINRSIYLTGYSYDGLLDVARDLERRLTRSRRVNNVDIHGSGGYGNEETFHYFLDPRKEEMAMRGIDWQELSQAISMDVNTSNTAGSIEMNGQSMQVITRNITPADRPEQLLNKKRISGPDSTMFTLEQVAEVSREKTQSTINRENQSYSRTVGVDFLGPHRLATDYIDGVVEETPTPVGVTISTSRSGTWNFGSSEQTRNLLFILAMTVLSVWMIVSALLESWVDPLIVISAVPLSLIGVMIGSLYHDLAFDQGAIAGTLLCVGVVVNNSILLMHEKQYLRGKGIHGIRSWLYVYRNKMRAVMVTTLTTIGGLLPILILSDHDIWQPLATIVTWGLGISTVLILLLMGLWEKTNLRSAND, from the coding sequence ATGGAAAACCTGTTCCGACGACGATATCTGATCTCGCTTACCTACATGATCGTAGTCGTCGTTGGTATTGCTGCCTGGCAATCCATTTCGTTGGAGGAGGCGCCTGAGCTTAATCAACCCTCTATCTCCATCAGCTATAGTTGGGGCACCACTTCGCCGGAGATCGTCGAAAAAGAAATTACCCGCAAGGTTGAGTCTGCCGCCAACAGGCTGCGGGATGTAGAGCGGATTGTCTCTTCAACAAGTGAGGGCAGTTCAAGCGTTACCATCTATTTCAGTAACAATGCTCCTGTGGATTTCCGCAAAGTGGAGTTGCAGGAGTATCTGATCGGCATGCAGGAATCGCTGCCTCCCAACGTGCGGAATCCCAGCATCACGCACAGGGTGCCGGAGGAGCTCCAGGATACACAGAATCTGCTCCACTATACCATCAGTGGAGAACGGCAGGTAAACGAATTGCTGGACTATGTGGACCAAAACATTCGATTGCCTCTGCTGGGTGTAGACGGAGTATCCGATATATCCGTTCAAGGGGCGGCACGACCGGCACTAGTGTTGGAGTTTAATCCCCAGATGGTTGACAGGTACAACATCAATCCCAACGCCATCGGATATCAGATAACTACCAATTTTCAGTGGCGATCATCTGGATTTATAGAAACTTCCGGGAATCGTTACAGCATGTTGGTGCCGCCACAGTATGAGAATCTTGACGATATCCGCAGCATGTGGATCTCCGTACCAGGATCCGAGCGTCGTCTGCGTCTTTCAACCGTTGCCAATGTTTCTATACAGGATGCGCCTACCACCTATGCTTACCGTATTAACGGCACGCCGTCTCTGACCATACAATTCATCAAAAAAAGCGGTGCGGATGCCATCCGGCTGGCGGAATTGCTCCGCGGCAGAATGGACGAAATTCGCAGTGAGATGCCGGAAGAATTTACATTGCGGCTGGTGAATGATTATACGGAGGATCTAAGGGAGCAATTCGACAGTTTGCAGAATCAGGCACTGGCCAGTCTGGCGGTCGTATTTCTAATACTCCTGGCCTTCATACGGCGTTTCCGGGCCCCATTTGTGATTCTTGGTAGCATCATCTTTTCACTGCTGCTTAGTTTGGCCATTCTCTACTTCATTGGCTATACGCTGAATGTACTGACCCTCGCCGGCCTTACCGTGGCCCTGGGCATGATTATTGACAACGCCGTAGTAGTTTTTGAGCAGGTGAATCCAGGACTGCCGGACGATCGAGAGAGCCGTATCCAGCATGTAGTTGAGCAGCTTCCACGGTCGGTGGTACCTGTATTGGGTGCAACCCTAACCACGGTGGGCATTTTCATACCTCTGTTTTTTGCGATGGAAGAGCTCCAGCTGTTCCTGGTGCCCCTCGCTGTAGCTCTCTCATCCACTTTGGTTTCCTCAGTGTTTATCGCCTTATCCTGGATTCCCTATTCACTGATCTGGCTTGTTCCTCCCAAATCGGACAGCAAGGAGATTGCCAGAGAAGCGCGTGGATTCTTCAAGAAGTTTCGCAGGGGACTTCTTTGGCTTTTTGCCTTTCGCCATCGTGCCCGTTGGTTTTTTTACGTGGCTCTTATAGCCGTATTCGGAATTCCCATCTGGGCTATTGAGACGCCGGCCTTCGATGACGAGGAAACACAAACCTGGTGGCCTGAATTTACCCGGGTCTACTTTGATAACCGCTCCGATATCGATCCCTGGGTAGGAGGGTTGTCGTACCGGTTCTTCAATGATATTTATTTTGGAAGTCCCTGGGGAGGCTACTCAACCCAGCAGAGTATCTATGTCAGTATTAGAACCCCGCAGGGAACGCCCTACGAAGAAATCAACAAGATGGCGCTTAATTTCGAGCGCATTGTGCAACCTTATGCGGACGCCTTTACATACTACCAGGCACAGGTAAACAGCCGCAATGAAACGGCCAACCTCCGCTTCTATATCAAAGACGAATATCTTACCCGTCCTGAGCCCTACATATTCTACGCAGAAGCTCAGTATCTGGCCGCACGCACGGGCAATTCGGGTATTTCGGTAGGTGGGCTGGGTGACGGCATCTCCACGGGGCTGGGAAGCATGTCCATCAACAGGAGCATCTATCTGACGGGCTACTCCTATGATGGTCTGCTGGATGTTGCCCGGGACCTGGAACGCAGGCTAACACGCAGCCGGAGGGTGAATAACGTCGATATTCATGGATCGGGGGGATATGGCAACGAAGAAACCTTTCACTATTTCTTGGATCCAAGGAAGGAAGAAATGGCCATGCGTGGTATAGATTGGCAGGAACTCAGTCAGGCCATATCCATGGACGTCAACACCAGCAATACGGCCGGCAGTATTGAGATGAATGGGCAGAGCATGCAGGTTATCACCAGAAACATTACGCCTGCCGACCGCCCCGAACAGCTGCTGAACAAAAAGCGCATCAGCGGACCCGATAGCACCATGTTTACCCTGGAGCAGGTGGCGGAGGTGAGCCGGGAGAAAACCCAGTCAACCATCAATCGGGAAAACCAGTCATACTCACGCACGGTAGGTGTGGATTTCCTTGGTCCACATCGCCTGGCCACCGATTACATCGATGGCGTGGTGGAGGAGACGCCCACACCGGTTGGCGTGACCATCAGCACCAGCCGAAGCGGCACATGGAATTTTGGAAGTTCCGAGCAGACCCGAAACTTGCTGTTCATCCTGGCTATGACCGTCCTGAGCGTATGGATGATCGTCTCGGCCTTGCTGGAATCGTGGGTGGATCCGCTGATCGTGATTTCCGCCGTGCCCCTCAGTCTTATTGGCGTGATGATCGGCTCCCTGTATCACGATCTGGCCTTCGACCAGGGAGCTATTGCAGGCACCCTGCTCTGTGTTGGTGTAGTGGTCAATAACTCCATCCTCCTTATGCACGAAAAGCAGTATCTGCGCGGTAAGGGCATTCACGGCATACGAAGCTGGCTGTATGTATACCGCAACAAGATGCGGGCGGTGATGGTGACGACACTTACGACCATCGGAGGACTTCTCCCCATCCTTATTCTGAGCGACCACGATATTTGGCAGCCGCTCGCCACCATCGTAACTTGGGGACTGGGCATCAGTACGGTGCTCATCCTGTTATTGATGGGCCTCTGGGAGAAGACAAACCTGAGAAGCGCAAACGATTAG